In Amaranthus tricolor cultivar Red isolate AtriRed21 chromosome 3, ASM2621246v1, whole genome shotgun sequence, a single window of DNA contains:
- the LOC130809432 gene encoding uncharacterized protein LOC130809432, translating to MGSSGFTVICLLHSVIALFCGAMMMFYTKEISTFGHGKETSSKLQGSTPHDELLIQTSDSFSGLLLFMIGFLLFMVAFVKDTKFQSFFAKGCVILHLLMAVWRVYFERKLEDLAHDLPRLVIGDVALSLSWVFFLVYSWREKYD from the coding sequence ATGGGATCTTCTGGTTTTACTGTTATTTGCCTTTTACATTCAGTAATTGCTCTTTTTTGTGGAGCTATGATGATGTTTTATACAAAAGAGATCTCAACATTTGGTCATGGTAAAGAAACAAGTAGCAAGCTCCAAGGATCTACTCCACATGATGAGTTATTGATCCAAACATCGGATTCATTTTCGGGTTTGCTTCTTTTTATGATTGGTTTTCTTCTGTTCATGGTTGCATTTGTTAAGGACACAAAATTTCAAAGCTTTTTTGCCAAGGGATGTGTGATTCTTCACCTTTTAATGGCTGTTTGGAGGGTTTACTTTGAGAGGAAACTTGAGGATCTTGCTCATGATTTACCTAGACTAGTTATTGGGGATGTTGCATTGTCATTATCCTGGGTTTTTTTCCTCGTCTACTCGTGGCGAGAGAAGTATGATTGA